A single window of Cytobacillus luteolus DNA harbors:
- a CDS encoding calcium-translocating P-type ATPase, SERCA-type yields the protein MKWYEMRSEEVEQTVNTNFQEGLSDKEVQQRQKQLGFNELKEADRPSAFLVFLEQFKDFMVIVLLAATLISGLLGEYLDAIAIMAIVLLNGVLGFIQERKAEKSLHALKELSAPQVFALRNKQWVKVPSKEVVPGDILKFTSGDRIGADLRIIESKSLEIEESALTGESVPVAKFVQPISGDNVNIGDQENMAFMGTMVTRGSGVGVVVGTGMNTAMGQIADLLQSAETMITPLQRKLEQLGKILITVALLLTALVVLVGVIQGHDIYTMFLAGVSLAVAAIPEGLPAIVTVALSLGVQRMIKKKSIVRKLPAVETLGCASVICSDKTGTLTQNKMTVTHLWSGGSTWQVSGTGYDPSGRFHKGDSEVQPRNERALHQILTFGVLCNNAELKLKDKEYIVDGDPTEGALVVAGLKAGLSRESIQKEFTIIHEFPFDSSRKMMSVIVEDKSGKQFVVTKGAPDVLLKVSGSILWDNKQQFLSDKYETEVQHAIDQLAGQALRTIAIGFKPIQPGQKIINEFEAEKDLTFIGLQGMIDPPRPEVKDAVKECKQAGIKTIMITGDHVITAKAIATQLGILPMGGKVIDGNTLSMMSVEELEEVVDDVYVFARVSPEHKLKIVKALQKKGHIVAMTGDGVNDAPAIKASDIGIAMGITGTDVAKEASSLVLLDDNFATIKAAIKEGRNIYENIRKFIRYLLASNVGEILVMLFAMLLALPLPLVPIQILWVNLVTDGLPAMALGLDQAEDNVMRRKPRNPREGVFARGLGWKVISRGFLIGIVTLIAFMIVYDRNPNNLGYAQTIAFATLVLAQLIHVFDCRSERSVFDRNPFENKYLVWAVISSIVLMLVVIYYPPLQPIFHTQSIILQDWLLIIGLSAVPTFLLAGTLLTRKRK from the coding sequence ATGAAATGGTATGAAATGCGAAGCGAAGAAGTTGAACAAACAGTTAACACTAATTTTCAGGAAGGCTTATCAGATAAAGAAGTCCAGCAAAGGCAAAAGCAATTAGGCTTTAATGAACTTAAAGAGGCTGATCGACCTTCTGCGTTTCTTGTGTTTTTAGAGCAATTTAAGGATTTTATGGTCATTGTGTTATTAGCCGCAACATTAATTTCGGGGCTTTTAGGTGAATATTTAGACGCGATTGCAATTATGGCTATTGTCCTATTAAATGGAGTACTAGGTTTTATACAAGAACGTAAAGCAGAGAAGTCTCTTCATGCACTTAAAGAATTGTCCGCGCCACAAGTATTTGCCCTAAGAAATAAACAATGGGTAAAAGTTCCTTCAAAGGAAGTAGTTCCAGGCGATATTCTTAAGTTCACAAGTGGCGACCGAATAGGTGCAGATCTTCGGATTATTGAATCTAAGAGCTTAGAAATTGAAGAATCTGCCTTAACTGGTGAATCTGTCCCTGTTGCTAAGTTTGTGCAACCTATATCTGGTGACAATGTTAATATTGGTGACCAAGAAAATATGGCTTTCATGGGAACAATGGTAACGAGAGGAAGCGGTGTAGGTGTCGTTGTAGGTACGGGTATGAACACAGCAATGGGACAAATTGCTGATTTACTTCAATCTGCTGAAACGATGATCACTCCATTACAACGGAAGCTTGAACAATTGGGGAAAATTTTGATAACAGTAGCATTACTGTTAACTGCATTGGTTGTTCTTGTTGGAGTCATTCAAGGACATGATATTTATACAATGTTTCTCGCTGGGGTATCATTAGCGGTTGCTGCAATACCAGAAGGTTTACCTGCAATTGTAACAGTTGCTCTTTCTTTAGGTGTACAACGAATGATAAAGAAAAAATCAATTGTTCGAAAGCTTCCTGCAGTCGAAACACTAGGTTGTGCTTCTGTTATTTGTTCAGATAAGACAGGGACATTAACACAAAATAAAATGACGGTTACTCATCTATGGTCTGGTGGATCTACCTGGCAAGTAAGTGGTACGGGCTATGACCCAAGTGGTCGTTTTCATAAAGGTGACTCCGAAGTCCAGCCAAGGAATGAAAGAGCACTTCATCAAATATTAACATTTGGAGTTCTCTGTAATAATGCCGAATTAAAATTAAAGGATAAAGAATACATTGTGGATGGAGATCCAACTGAGGGTGCTTTAGTCGTAGCGGGACTAAAAGCAGGTTTATCTAGGGAAAGTATTCAAAAAGAATTTACGATTATTCACGAGTTTCCGTTTGATTCCTCAAGAAAAATGATGAGTGTGATTGTAGAGGATAAGAGTGGCAAACAATTTGTAGTTACAAAAGGTGCACCAGATGTATTGTTAAAGGTGAGTGGCTCGATTTTATGGGATAACAAACAGCAATTTTTATCTGATAAATATGAAACAGAAGTTCAACATGCGATTGATCAATTAGCTGGCCAGGCTTTAAGAACCATTGCAATAGGTTTCAAACCAATACAACCTGGTCAAAAAATTATAAATGAATTTGAAGCCGAAAAGGATTTAACTTTTATCGGTCTTCAAGGGATGATTGATCCACCACGCCCTGAAGTAAAGGATGCAGTAAAAGAATGTAAACAAGCTGGAATTAAAACAATCATGATTACAGGTGACCATGTAATAACCGCCAAAGCAATAGCTACACAGCTTGGCATTCTTCCTATGGGAGGAAAAGTTATCGATGGAAATACCCTTTCCATGATGTCAGTAGAAGAGTTAGAAGAGGTTGTAGACGATGTTTATGTGTTCGCAAGAGTCTCACCTGAACATAAGCTTAAAATTGTTAAGGCTCTTCAAAAGAAAGGTCATATTGTTGCAATGACTGGTGACGGCGTGAATGATGCACCTGCTATCAAAGCTTCTGATATCGGTATTGCAATGGGAATTACAGGTACAGATGTAGCAAAAGAAGCATCCTCTCTTGTTCTTCTTGATGATAATTTTGCAACGATAAAGGCTGCTATTAAAGAAGGACGAAATATCTATGAAAATATTAGAAAGTTCATCAGATACCTACTAGCCTCAAATGTTGGAGAAATATTAGTCATGCTTTTTGCAATGCTATTGGCACTTCCATTGCCTTTAGTTCCTATTCAAATCCTATGGGTGAATCTTGTAACTGATGGCCTACCTGCGATGGCTTTGGGACTAGATCAAGCAGAGGATAATGTAATGAGAAGAAAGCCACGTAACCCAAGGGAAGGTGTGTTTGCACGCGGTTTAGGTTGGAAGGTCATTAGTAGGGGTTTTCTAATTGGTATCGTAACTCTCATTGCCTTTATGATTGTGTATGATCGAAATCCAAATAACCTAGGATATGCTCAAACCATTGCATTTGCGACATTAGTATTAGCACAACTTATACATGTGTTTGATTGTCGTAGTGAAAGGTCTGTGTTTGACAGAAATCCGTTTGAAAATAAATATTTAGTTTGGGCAGTCATTTCTTCTATTGTCCTAATGCTAGTTGTTATCTACTATCCACCATTACAACCTATCTTCCACACACAATCTATTATTTTACAAGATTGGTTATTAATTATTGGATTATCGGCAGTTCCAACATTTTTACTAGCAGGTACACTTTTAACAAGAAAAAGAAAATAA
- a CDS encoding Rqc2 family fibronectin-binding protein — translation MSFDGIFTYAITNELKTTLESGRISKIYQPYKNELIFQIRANGMNQKLLLSAHPSYARIHLTDGTYDNPSEPPMFCMLLRKHIEGSIIEDISQVGLDRIIVFTLKSRNEIGDISYKQLYIEIMGRHSNIILVDRDKQVILDSIKHISPAVNRHRTILPGHSYVSPPAQEKMNPFNVDEDHFLRKIDFNAGKLSEQIVNKFEGISPILAKEIVYRAGLANRKTLPASFLSVIKDVQDNAFQPQITKYGTKDLFYILTLSHLGGESQYFSTVSELLDRYYYGKAERDRVKQQGNDLERFITNELNKNKKKIKKLEATLTDAEKADKYQIRGELITANLYAISRGQKQVEVINYYNENNETMLIELDPQKSPSENAQSFFSKYQKAKKSVSVVKEQIEKAYEEVIYFETLFQQIESASPRDLQEIREELTEEGYLRARGKKGTKKNKPQKPVIEQYMATDGTEILVGKNNKQNEFLTNRLAARDDVWLHTKDIPGSHVVIRSKTPSEQTILEAANLAAYFSKAKNSSSVPVDFTLIRHVKKPSGAKPGYVIYDNQQTVYVSPDEELVIKMKK, via the coding sequence ATGTCCTTTGATGGCATATTTACATACGCAATAACAAATGAACTAAAAACCACACTTGAAAGTGGTCGTATTTCAAAGATTTATCAACCATATAAAAATGAACTGATATTCCAAATTAGAGCAAATGGTATGAATCAAAAACTACTATTATCTGCTCATCCAAGCTATGCTAGAATTCACTTAACAGACGGAACCTACGATAATCCAAGTGAACCACCAATGTTTTGCATGCTATTACGAAAGCACATAGAAGGAAGTATCATTGAGGATATCTCCCAAGTGGGATTGGATAGAATCATTGTTTTTACTCTAAAAAGTAGAAACGAAATTGGTGACATCTCTTACAAGCAACTTTACATCGAAATAATGGGTAGACATAGTAATATCATCCTGGTTGACCGCGACAAACAAGTTATTTTGGATAGCATTAAGCATATCTCTCCTGCTGTTAATCGACATCGAACGATACTCCCAGGGCATAGCTATGTTTCACCACCAGCACAAGAGAAAATGAACCCCTTCAATGTCGATGAGGACCATTTCTTAAGAAAAATTGACTTTAATGCAGGTAAACTTAGCGAACAAATTGTAAACAAATTTGAAGGTATTTCACCAATCCTTGCAAAAGAAATTGTCTATCGAGCGGGGTTAGCGAATCGTAAGACACTACCTGCTTCATTCCTTTCTGTAATTAAGGATGTACAGGACAACGCATTTCAGCCACAAATCACTAAATATGGTACCAAAGATTTGTTTTACATCCTTACCCTCTCTCATCTGGGAGGAGAGTCTCAATATTTCTCAACAGTAAGTGAACTTTTAGATCGCTATTATTATGGTAAAGCAGAGAGAGACCGAGTAAAACAGCAAGGGAACGACCTAGAACGTTTTATTACAAATGAGCTTAATAAAAATAAAAAGAAAATAAAAAAGCTTGAAGCAACATTAACTGATGCTGAAAAAGCAGATAAATATCAAATTCGTGGAGAACTAATAACTGCAAACCTCTACGCGATCAGTCGGGGACAAAAACAAGTTGAAGTTATAAACTATTACAACGAAAACAATGAAACCATGTTAATCGAATTAGATCCACAAAAATCACCTTCTGAAAATGCGCAAAGCTTTTTTTCTAAATACCAAAAAGCAAAGAAATCTGTCTCTGTGGTAAAGGAGCAAATTGAAAAAGCATACGAAGAGGTTATCTATTTTGAAACATTATTTCAACAAATTGAATCTGCTTCACCTAGGGACCTCCAAGAAATACGAGAGGAATTAACAGAAGAAGGTTATTTACGAGCAAGAGGAAAAAAAGGAACGAAGAAAAATAAGCCACAAAAACCAGTTATTGAACAATACATGGCAACAGACGGCACTGAGATCCTAGTTGGAAAGAATAATAAACAGAATGAGTTTTTAACAAATCGTTTAGCTGCGAGAGATGATGTGTGGTTACATACGAAGGATATTCCAGGCTCGCATGTTGTTATTCGTAGTAAAACTCCGTCAGAACAGACGATTCTAGAAGCTGCCAATTTAGCTGCTTATTTTAGTAAAGCTAAAAACTCTTCTTCTGTACCTGTTGATTTCACTCTTATTCGCCATGTGAAAAAGCCAAGTGGTGCTAAGCCAGGCTATGTGATTTATGACAATCAGCAAACTGTATATGTTTCACCTGATGAAGAACTAGTGATAAAAATGAAGAAATAA
- the pyrE gene encoding orotate phosphoribosyltransferase — protein MKKQIAANLLEAGAVFLQPNDPFTWSSGIKSPIYCDNRLTLSFPTVRKEIAKGLAGLIETHFKDVEVIAGTATAGIPHAAWVSDLLNQPMCYVRSKPKGHGKGKQIEGKAEPGQKVVVVEDLISTGGSAITAVEALREAGCEVLGVVAIFTYGLETGLTRLAEANIEAYSLSDFTTLSEVALEKGVISSEDLARLENWRKDPSDESWIK, from the coding sequence ATGAAAAAACAAATTGCAGCAAATTTATTAGAGGCAGGAGCAGTATTTTTACAACCTAATGATCCATTTACTTGGTCATCAGGAATAAAATCCCCTATCTATTGTGATAACCGCCTCACGCTATCATTTCCTACTGTTCGTAAGGAAATTGCCAAAGGGTTAGCTGGGCTGATAGAAACACATTTTAAAGATGTAGAGGTAATTGCAGGGACCGCAACGGCTGGAATTCCACATGCAGCTTGGGTAAGTGATCTTTTAAATCAACCAATGTGTTATGTTCGCAGTAAACCAAAAGGACACGGTAAAGGAAAACAAATCGAAGGTAAGGCTGAACCTGGCCAAAAAGTAGTAGTTGTAGAGGACTTAATCTCAACAGGTGGCAGTGCGATCACGGCTGTAGAAGCACTAAGAGAAGCTGGTTGTGAAGTACTTGGCGTCGTTGCCATCTTTACATACGGCCTAGAAACAGGACTTACTAGACTTGCAGAAGCAAATATCGAAGCCTATTCTTTAAGTGACTTTACAACATTATCAGAAGTTGCCTTAGAAAAAGGTGTAATATCCAGTGAAGACTTAGCTAGACTAGAAAACTGGAGAAAAGACCCTTCTGATGAAAGCTGGATTAAATAG
- the pyrF gene encoding orotidine-5'-phosphate decarboxylase, which translates to MQRPLIIALDFPSSVEVNTFLTKFEEEKLFVKVGMELFYQEGPSIIYSLKEKGHSVFLDLKLHDIPNTVGSAMKGIARLGVDIINVHAAGGSAMMNSAIEGLEAGTHAGQKRPMCIAVTQLTSTTEQVMNDEIWISKSLDDTVLHYASMAKRSGLDGVVCSSLEVPRLIENIGEDFVTVTPGIRLATDEVGDQARVVTPEKARLLGSRAIVVGRSITKAEQPLEAYHRINADWEGVTV; encoded by the coding sequence GTGCAAAGACCATTAATTATAGCTCTTGATTTTCCAAGTAGCGTAGAAGTAAATACATTCTTAACTAAGTTTGAAGAAGAAAAGCTTTTTGTCAAAGTTGGCATGGAGCTTTTCTATCAAGAAGGACCTAGCATTATTTATAGCTTAAAAGAGAAAGGTCACTCGGTTTTCCTTGATTTAAAACTACACGATATACCGAATACAGTAGGATCTGCAATGAAGGGGATCGCCCGTTTAGGTGTTGACATTATTAATGTTCATGCTGCTGGTGGAAGTGCAATGATGAACTCTGCAATTGAGGGATTAGAAGCGGGCACACATGCAGGACAAAAAAGACCTATGTGTATCGCTGTTACACAGCTGACCAGTACTACTGAACAAGTGATGAACGATGAAATTTGGATTAGCAAGAGTCTAGATGACACGGTACTACATTATGCTTCAATGGCTAAAAGAAGTGGACTAGATGGAGTGGTGTGTTCTTCTTTAGAAGTGCCTAGGCTAATTGAGAACATTGGTGAAGATTTTGTAACAGTTACACCGGGTATTAGACTTGCAACTGATGAGGTTGGTGATCAAGCAAGGGTAGTAACTCCTGAAAAAGCAAGGCTGCTTGGATCAAGAGCCATCGTTGTAGGAAGAAGCATCACGAAGGCAGAGCAACCATTGGAAGCCTATCATCGCATTAATGCTGATTGGGAAGGGGTAACAGTATGA
- a CDS encoding dihydroorotate dehydrogenase: MSRLQIELPGLTLKNPIMPASGCFGFGKEYAKFYDLSLLGAIMIKATTLEPRFGNPTPRVAETTSGMLNAIGLQNPGLEKVMSEELPWLEQYDVPIIANVAGSQVEDYVEVAKQISKAPNVKALELNISCPNVKTGGIAFGTIPEVAAELTKQVKNVSEVPVYVKLSPNVSNIVSMAKAVEEAGADGLTMINTLIGMRINLKTGEPILSNKTGGLSGPAIKPVAIRMIYEVSQAVSIPIIGMGGVQSAEDVIEYFYAGASAVAVGTANFVDPFVCPSIIDELPNLLDELKIDHISECIGRSWGKRAKTINYSS; encoded by the coding sequence ATGAGCAGATTACAAATCGAACTTCCAGGTCTAACACTAAAGAATCCTATTATGCCTGCATCTGGGTGCTTTGGATTTGGCAAAGAATACGCAAAATTTTACGATTTGAGTCTGTTGGGTGCCATTATGATTAAAGCAACTACACTCGAACCGAGGTTTGGTAATCCAACACCTCGTGTAGCAGAAACAACTTCTGGAATGTTAAATGCAATTGGATTACAAAATCCAGGCTTAGAGAAGGTTATGTCTGAGGAATTACCCTGGTTAGAACAGTATGATGTTCCAATCATTGCAAATGTAGCAGGTTCTCAGGTAGAAGATTATGTGGAGGTTGCAAAGCAAATTTCTAAAGCACCCAACGTAAAAGCACTTGAGTTAAATATCTCTTGCCCTAATGTTAAAACTGGTGGAATTGCGTTTGGAACGATTCCTGAGGTAGCTGCAGAACTGACAAAACAAGTCAAAAACGTCTCTGAGGTTCCAGTTTATGTAAAGCTATCTCCAAATGTATCAAACATTGTATCGATGGCTAAAGCAGTAGAAGAAGCTGGTGCAGATGGTTTAACAATGATTAATACGTTAATCGGGATGAGAATCAATCTTAAAACAGGTGAACCAATTCTTTCAAATAAAACAGGCGGTCTTTCTGGACCAGCCATTAAACCTGTTGCTATTCGCATGATTTATGAAGTAAGCCAGGCAGTATCGATTCCGATAATAGGTATGGGTGGCGTACAGTCAGCTGAAGATGTTATTGAATATTTTTACGCTGGAGCGAGTGCAGTTGCAGTTGGAACAGCCAACTTTGTTGATCCATTTGTTTGTCCTTCAATTATTGACGAACTTCCAAATCTACTAGATGAACTTAAGATTGATCATATTTCTGAGTGTATTGGAAGGAGCTGGGGAAAGCGTGCAAAGACCATTAATTATAGCTCTTGA
- a CDS encoding dihydroorotate dehydrogenase electron transfer subunit, which produces MIKKELMSVVSQKQIAENIFEITLEGSLVSEMNEPGQFVHVKVTGGTEPLLRRPISIANIDQAKNQFTMIYRKEGLGTRVLSEKVSGELVDVLGPLGNGFPVEATAKGETALLVGGGIGVPPLYELAQRLVSRGVNVVSVLGFQTKSAVFYEEKFSLLGETFIATVDGSYGTKGFVTDVIDQNGILFDSLYSCGPTMMLKAIEQRYSQKRAFISLEERMGCGVGACFACVCHLQNDPTGFTYKKVCSDGPVFKVGEVVL; this is translated from the coding sequence ATGATTAAAAAAGAGCTAATGAGCGTAGTTAGTCAGAAGCAAATCGCTGAAAACATCTTTGAAATAACACTTGAAGGCTCTCTAGTATCTGAAATGAACGAGCCTGGACAGTTTGTTCATGTTAAGGTAACTGGTGGAACAGAGCCATTACTACGCCGACCAATTAGCATCGCAAATATTGATCAAGCAAAGAACCAATTTACGATGATTTATCGAAAGGAAGGACTCGGAACACGAGTCCTTTCTGAAAAAGTCTCAGGAGAGTTAGTGGATGTATTAGGACCTCTAGGTAATGGATTTCCTGTTGAAGCTACAGCAAAAGGGGAAACCGCCCTTTTAGTAGGTGGTGGAATTGGAGTACCACCTTTATACGAGTTGGCCCAACGTTTAGTTAGTAGAGGCGTAAATGTTGTAAGTGTATTAGGATTTCAAACGAAAAGTGCCGTGTTTTACGAGGAGAAATTCTCATTACTAGGAGAAACATTTATTGCCACTGTTGACGGCTCATATGGTACAAAAGGCTTTGTCACAGATGTAATTGACCAAAACGGTATTCTATTTGATTCTCTCTATTCCTGTGGTCCTACAATGATGTTAAAGGCAATTGAACAAAGATATTCACAAAAAAGAGCATTTATTTCACTTGAGGAGCGAATGGGTTGTGGAGTGGGTGCATGTTTTGCATGCGTTTGTCATCTGCAAAACGACCCAACAGGTTTTACCTATAAAAAGGTATGTAGTGACGGTCCAGTATTCAAGGTAGGAGAGGTGGTACTATGA
- the carB gene encoding carbamoyl-phosphate synthase large subunit, with product MPKRVDINSILVIGSGPIVIGQAAEFDYAGTQACVALKEEGYKVILVNSNPATIMTDTEIADKVYIEPLTLEFVSRIIRKERPDALLPTLGGQTGLNMAVELAKSGVLDECGVEILGTKLSSIEQAEDRDLFRTLMNTLNEPVPESEIIHSLDEAFAFVESVGYPVIVRPAYTLGGTGGGICSDEEELIEIVTSGLKSSPVTQCLLEKSIAGFKEIEYEVMRDSADNAIVVCNMENIDPVGVHTGDSIVVAPSQTMSDREYQMLRNTSLKIIRALGIEGGCNVQLALDPYSFNYYIIEVNPRVSRSSALASKATGYPIAKLAAKIAVGLTLDEMINPVTGKTYSCFEPALDYIVTKIPRWPFDKFESANRRLGTQMKATGEVMAIGRNFEESILKAVRSLESNIYHLELKDAALIGDEIIEKRIRKAGDERLFYIAEALRRGITIETIHEWSEIDLFFLQKIDNIIRFESTIVENIFDIDVLLQAKRMGFADIAISKLWNCEEREVYEFRKQAGLMPVYKMVDTCAAEFESSTPYYYGTYEDENESIVTERESVVVLGSGPIRIGQGIEFDYATVHSVWAIKEAGYEAIIVNNNPETVSTDFSISDKLYFEPLTIEDVMHIIDLEQPMGVVVQFGGQTAINLASELSARGVKILGTSLEDMDRAEDRDKFEQTLTTLGVPQPKGKTATSVEEAVVIAESIGYPVLVRPSYVLGGRAMEIVYQTEELLHYMENAVNINPQHPVLIDRYLIGKEIEVDAISDGETVLVPGIMEHIERAGVHSGDSIAVYPPQSLSDEIKKQIVEYTISLAKGLKIKGLLNIQFVISKGEVLVLEVNPRSSRTVPFLSKITGVPMANIATKVILGTSLLDLGYTTGLYPESEGVYVKAPVFSFAKLRGVDITLGPEMKSTGEVMGKDSTLEKALYKALVASGYKIPTYGSVLLTVADKDKEEALDIAKRFHTIGYRILATSGTASYLSQANIPVQIVNKIGAEKPSLLDVIRKGEAQFVINTLTKGKQPARDGFRIRRESVENGVACLTSLDTAKAILRVLESMTFSAESMATHAKKPEVIYS from the coding sequence ATGCCAAAACGCGTAGACATTAATAGTATTCTTGTAATAGGTTCAGGACCAATCGTAATCGGTCAAGCGGCAGAGTTTGACTATGCGGGAACACAAGCGTGTGTAGCATTAAAAGAAGAAGGCTATAAAGTCATTTTGGTAAACTCTAACCCGGCAACAATTATGACAGATACAGAAATAGCAGATAAAGTGTATATCGAGCCATTAACGTTAGAATTTGTAAGTCGAATTATTCGTAAAGAACGACCTGATGCACTATTACCAACACTTGGAGGTCAAACTGGTCTTAATATGGCAGTTGAGCTTGCGAAATCAGGTGTGTTAGATGAGTGCGGAGTAGAGATTCTTGGTACTAAGCTTTCATCCATTGAACAAGCAGAGGACAGAGACTTATTTCGTACGTTGATGAACACGTTAAATGAGCCAGTTCCTGAAAGTGAGATTATTCATTCTCTTGATGAAGCATTTGCTTTCGTTGAAAGTGTTGGATATCCCGTAATTGTCCGTCCTGCCTATACATTAGGTGGAACTGGTGGTGGAATCTGTAGTGATGAAGAAGAACTTATTGAGATTGTCACAAGTGGATTAAAAAGTAGTCCAGTAACCCAATGTTTGCTTGAAAAGAGTATTGCTGGTTTTAAAGAGATTGAATATGAGGTTATGAGAGATTCGGCAGATAACGCAATCGTTGTGTGTAATATGGAAAACATTGATCCAGTCGGTGTGCATACCGGTGACTCAATCGTAGTAGCACCTAGCCAAACCATGAGTGATAGAGAGTACCAGATGTTACGTAATACATCACTGAAAATCATAAGAGCATTAGGAATTGAAGGTGGATGTAACGTTCAGCTTGCATTAGATCCGTACAGCTTTAACTATTACATCATAGAGGTTAATCCTCGTGTAAGCCGATCTTCTGCTTTAGCGTCCAAGGCAACAGGCTATCCAATTGCAAAATTAGCTGCAAAAATTGCGGTAGGCCTAACGCTTGACGAGATGATTAACCCAGTAACTGGGAAGACGTATTCATGCTTCGAACCAGCACTTGATTATATCGTTACAAAAATTCCTCGCTGGCCATTTGATAAATTTGAATCTGCTAACCGCAGACTTGGAACACAAATGAAGGCAACTGGAGAGGTAATGGCCATCGGTAGAAACTTTGAAGAATCTATTCTTAAGGCAGTTCGCTCTTTAGAATCAAATATTTATCACCTAGAACTAAAGGATGCTGCTTTAATTGGTGATGAAATTATTGAAAAACGTATTCGTAAAGCCGGAGATGAGCGCTTATTCTATATCGCTGAAGCATTACGACGTGGAATTACAATTGAGACCATTCACGAGTGGAGTGAAATTGATCTATTTTTCTTGCAAAAAATTGATAACATCATTCGTTTTGAATCTACAATCGTAGAGAATATCTTTGATATTGATGTATTATTACAAGCAAAAAGAATGGGCTTTGCAGACATAGCAATCTCTAAGCTCTGGAATTGTGAAGAGCGCGAAGTCTATGAATTCCGTAAACAGGCTGGTCTAATGCCAGTATATAAAATGGTAGATACGTGTGCAGCTGAGTTTGAATCATCTACACCTTATTATTACGGTACGTATGAGGATGAAAATGAATCGATTGTAACAGAGCGTGAAAGTGTTGTTGTACTCGGTTCAGGACCAATCCGTATTGGCCAAGGAATTGAATTTGACTATGCAACGGTTCATTCAGTTTGGGCGATAAAAGAAGCGGGATACGAGGCAATCATCGTTAATAATAATCCTGAAACAGTATCTACAGACTTTTCTATCTCAGATAAGCTATACTTTGAACCTCTAACAATAGAAGATGTAATGCACATCATTGATCTAGAGCAACCAATGGGTGTAGTCGTACAATTCGGTGGTCAAACGGCTATTAATCTAGCAAGTGAGTTATCAGCGAGAGGAGTTAAGATTCTTGGTACGTCTCTAGAAGACATGGACCGTGCAGAGGACCGTGATAAGTTTGAGCAAACACTAACAACTCTAGGTGTTCCTCAGCCAAAAGGAAAGACAGCAACGTCTGTTGAAGAAGCGGTTGTTATTGCAGAGTCAATTGGTTATCCAGTATTAGTTCGTCCATCTTATGTTCTAGGTGGTCGTGCAATGGAGATTGTTTATCAAACTGAGGAACTTTTACATTACATGGAGAATGCTGTAAATATAAATCCTCAGCATCCTGTATTGATTGACCGCTACCTAATTGGAAAAGAAATTGAGGTAGATGCAATTTCTGATGGAGAAACGGTACTAGTTCCAGGAATCATGGAGCATATCGAGCGAGCAGGGGTTCACTCAGGAGATTCAATCGCAGTATACCCTCCACAGAGTCTATCAGACGAGATTAAGAAACAAATTGTAGAATACACAATATCTTTAGCAAAAGGTTTAAAAATAAAAGGGTTACTAAATATTCAGTTTGTTATTTCTAAGGGTGAAGTACTTGTTCTTGAGGTAAATCCAAGATCAAGTAGAACAGTTCCTTTCTTAAGTAAGATAACTGGAGTTCCGATGGCTAATATCGCTACAAAGGTTATTTTAGGAACTAGTTTACTAGATTTAGGGTATACAACAGGACTTTATCCTGAAAGTGAAGGTGTTTATGTAAAAGCTCCAGTATTCTCTTTTGCAAAGCTACGAGGTGTAGACATTACACTTGGGCCTGAGATGAAATCGACAGGAGAGGTAATGGGGAAAGATTCTACTTTAGAAAAAGCCCTTTACAAAGCCCTTGTTGCTTCAGGTTATAAAATTCCGACATATGGTTCAGTATTACTAACTGTTGCAGATAAGGATAAGGAAGAAGCATTAGACATTGCAAAACGTTTCCATACAATAGGCTATCGAATCTTAGCAACAAGTGGGACAGCTAGCTATTTAAGTCAAGCAAACATTCCAGTCCAAATTGTTAACAAGATTGGTGCAGAAAAGCCAAGCTTACTAGATGTAATCCGTAAAGGGGAAGCGCAATTCGTAATCAATACCCTTACCAAAGGAAAGCAACCAGCCCGCGATGGATTTAGAATCCGTCGTGAGTCAGTTGAGAATGGTGTTGCTTGTTTAACTTCACTAGATACAGCGAAAGCAATATTAAGAGTGTTAGAATCTATGACTTTTTCAGCAGAATCAATGGCAACGCATGCTAAAAAACCTGAGGTGATTTACTCATGA